TTTCTAACAATTATTTTCAAAGGAGTTGTAAATGGATATCCATTCTTCCATTTCTGAGGTTTCTTTGAgtttgttgaattgaattgcaCCAGTCTCCACCGGAATTGAACTCTCCATGAGATTTATAGTTGCGAGTAGATGGATAGAGGCTGCAAGCCTCATGACTGAGGTCGTGACCTTCGGGTAGACATAAAGAGAGCGGGCGAGGTTGGTGGTTTATATGTCAGATCGGGGTGCGTGGATGAGGGCTTATGGGGCACACTGCACGGAGCTGCCGCCgtggaagaagaaacaaaacagaaaaatagaactGGAAAGTGAAAACTAGGACAACGAAATCAAAAGAGAGAATCTCCGTAAGAATATGATTATGTCAATGTCTTTAAGCCTTGGACGCTGCAACATAAAGTTTCCCACAAGCTTGCTCGGTAGAACTTTCATCGAAGATTTGCTAGTTTTTTATCAGCTTGTTATTCTCCCCAGTTTAAGCCCTCCTTGACTGCTTGTGCTGATTGATTTCGTATAACTAATAGACCTGTAGTGTTGAAACTTAAATGTATCTAGTGATCATCGAAGCATGCTCAATTATAAGCATGATCATCAGGTCTATTACTCTTACTAGGGAAGTGGGGTGGTGGAGGTTACTATAATTTGAAGGCTAATGAACAAATAAACCGAAAGCCATGCAAGGCAAAGGGCTAATATGACGAAAAATACCATAGGTAtgcttgtgataaatttaccttaaactaatttttggaccactaaaaatcttaaacatatacatttatgataattttatcctaagttagttttcgttaaattttactatcaaattgctgAATTAAATAACAtgtatatcagtttgggattttattctctgtttatcacaaatgtacaaaTTTGTGATTATTCATGGTATTAAACTaatttaacaaatattgacggaggataaatttatcataaatatacgaacttgagatttttagtggtcaaaaagtTAGTTTGTGGAATTGTCACATATATACTAGTTTGcggtttggtaaaaaaaattagtttaaagtaaatttatcataaatgtacgaACTTAaggtttttagtggtcaaaaaattagtttgtggaattgtcacacacacacacacacacacacacacacacacacacacacacacatatatatatatatatatatatatatatattagtttgggagAACTAACTTCAAGgtaaaaagatcaaaagaaagaaatgaattcCCCGTTTAGCGAGGatgagaaagaagaggagagattTTCTCTCGGTccaaaataaaacaattcatGTCAAACCTAAAGGTAGAAGTATagctcaagtgccaaaacttggcacggagggacacttaagtaccaaaagttagaaaagtgacACTCAGATgccaaaatcggaacaaaatggatcacttaagtgacaATCCGGTCAAAATGTTAACGTGACGATTTTCCGgcaaaataagtgcaaaacaacatcattttgcatgCTAATGTGGCTaaacaatgcaaaaatgacattttttttgtgctaacgtagtaaaaaattaatataaaaattaattaaattaaattaaaaactaaatttatttaaaacatttaaaataaaaatacaatttttttttaaaggtgaaGGGGAAGGGAGGTGGCTAAGGGCTGAGCCTCACCGTCGCAACCTCCCGCCGCCACCAAGAAGGGCCAATGACAGagggggggagggtcggtcgaggtcgccagcccttgATCGATCGACGGCAAGGGCCCGtgagccctcgtcggatctaggCGAGGACCGTGACCCTCGCTCgagatccggcaagggtcggTGGCCCTCTCTTACCGGCCTAAGGGTCGCTGCTTGTTAGAGGGTCGCCTTAGTGGGCAGCGACCCTTGGCCCGGCTGAGTGAGGGCTATTGACTCTCGCCAGATCGGGGCGAGGGCTGCGACACTCGCcccggatctaggtgagggcttgcGGGCCCTCGCCACTGGTTGGCTGGGGTCATCAGCCCCTAGCCAAGGCTCGGCGACCCCAGCCGAGGCTCGGCGACCCCAGCCGATGCTCCCCCCACTATCGCTAACCCTTCTGGCGAGAGCTCGCGGCCCTCGTCGCCTATTAGCTAGGGACCGGCGACCCCGTCGACCCTCCCCCTCTGTTGTTGgccccttcccggcggcggcggggaggcggcgatggTGAGGGCTCAACCCTAAACCGCCTCCCTTACccccttctttgtttttttataaattttttataaatgttttatataaatttaatttttatattaattatttgccACGTCAAAaataaaacgacgtcgtttttgcattttctagtcacgttagcgtgcaaaatgacgccgttttgcacttatttcgcCAAAAAATAGCAACGTTAGCACTTTTGCCAgattggtacttaagtgatccattttgctccgattttaacacttaagtgtcacttttctaacttttggcatttaagtgtctctctgtgccaagttttggcacttagggTGTTCGGCACTCCAAACCTAAGAGGGAGTTAGGCAACAATAATCTAATGAAGACACGTATTAATCAATCAAATGCTAACCATCATAGTAGTCAGTGTAGAAATTTCCATGACGACATATTCAAAAGTCCAATATCAAATTACCCAACAATTGCTCCAAAGACATCTTCGCCGCTGGAAAATTCAAGAGGTTCATACACAGCAGCCGAGGATGTCATCTGGGATCATGCAGTAATTGGTGTCAGATTTTAGTTAGTGgagaattttcatttgagaaaatgCTTCCAAGTGCTCTTTCATGTGAGCCTTCAGGTGTTGCGAGTTGTGTTGCCGTCGTTGTAGAGTCAAAGAGAGGACTGATAAACCTTCTTGAAGGCACGCTCTCATCTGTAGCATTATCAAAATAACCAAAGAACGAGCTAATTGTGGAAAAAGCGTCATTGATGGATACACTTTATTAGGAAGAGAAGGAAGCTTCGAATAGAATATTAGACCGGATTGGATCAgaatttttataacttttggaTTCACCGTAAAATTAGATTAAACAGTGAGATCAACGACGATCTCTTGCACACATCGCATATTGATATTGATATTCTTGTAACTTTATGAAAAGGGTGGCAGAGTAGCTAATTTCAACTAAATTCTTACTTTCCTACATATACTTAGCTTGTCATTCAATAGAATGCCGTTCAGCTTCTCTACAGCTTTCCAGGCAGATTCCACGTTATCATATGTTACAAAGCCTTAGCCTTTCGACTGACCAGAAGAATCTGTAGCAACTTCGCAAGAGAGGATATTCCCAAGGGCAGAAAATGTACCATGTAATGCTTTCTGGTGAATCCTCATGTCCAAATTCTCGATGAACATATTTCCAGCCCCAATTTTACGGATACTAGGATTGTGCCGAGAATACACAATCCTAATTGGCTTCTCATTAAGATTAGTAGAGTTCAGCGCCTCGAAAGCCCGAGCAGCGTCAATCGGGTTGCTGTCATTAACATAACCATGGCCCAGTGATCGTCGCGTGGTCAGGTCCCTACAGACACAAATCGAGGCCAATTGACCGACCTGGTTGACCAGATCGTAAAGCTGGAAATCAGTGACATTTGAGTCCAGATCGTCGACATAGAGCGACATCGTTGCCTATTGGTTCCGCACCGCGTTCACTCCCGGGGTCACGTTCTGAGATTGAACCTGAACTTGCGTCATTCTGCCGAGCAAAAATCttacttccttttttgttttttgaaacttttgcagAACCCTTTTTGTGTTCAGCTTGCAGACATAGCTGTTAACAAAATCTCACAAATATATGTCTCCTGTCCATTTAGAACTAGAAGTAGACTACGAATGCAAGTACTAATAAGAGTATGttgggaatttttttcttcagaatttgttgagaaaaattatttcgcACAAAATGACGTCAGAACAATCAACATTTATGCAgctaaattaacctaattagGAGATGGTTCAAGATTTAAACTGCACATGTGTCCCTCACACCAATATGTGAACAAAATTGTAATCTCCAAAGATTTAAGGCAAAACCATGAGACGATGGATTTCTTACCATAGGTAAACTAGGCAGAAGCCAAACTTATAgtcataaataaatcaaaaccaACAATAACTCAGCAAATCATCCATCTTGACTTGAGAGAGAAGACATAGAGGAAGACGAAGATGTAAAATTTTTCCTTATGTGGGCTATATttattgatattgtaatttaccattttaagGGATTGTACTCTCCTCTCCTCACAATGGCTTGCTTGGATTCGAATTCTTATCACTTCTGGAATCACCGTAAAATTAGATTAAACGGTGAGATCAACGATGATCCTTTTCACACATCGCACATTGATATTGTAGCAACTTCGCAAGAGAGGATATTCCCAAGGGCAGAAAATGTACCATGTGATGCTTTTGGTCAATCCCCATGTCCAAATTCTCGATGAACATATTTCCAGCCCCAATTTTACGGATACTAGGATTGTGTCGAGAATACATAATCCTAATTGGCTTCTCATTAAGATTAGTAGAGTTCAGCACCTCCAAAGCCCGAGCAGCGTCAGTCGGGTTGCTGTAATTAACATAACCATAGCCCAATGATCGTCGCGTGGTCAGGTCCCTACAGACACAAATCGAGGCCAACTGAACGACCTGGTTGAACAGATCGTAAAGCTGGGAATCAGTGACATTCGAGTCCAGATCGTCGACATAGAGCGACATCGTTGCCTACTGGTTCAGCCCCTCGTTCACTCCTGGCGTCACATTTTGAGGCTGAACCTGAACCTTCGTCATTCTGCCGAGCAAAaatcttccttcctttttttttttttctgggaactTCGAAGAACCCTTTTTTGTCTTCAGCTTGCAGACGTAGCTGtgcacaaaatctcacacacacacacacacacacacacacacacatttctCTCCCGTCCAATGAGAAGCAATACAAATACTAATAAGAGTATGCtgggaatttttttcttcagaatttgttgagaaaaattatttcgcACAAAATGGTTCAAGATTTAAACTGCACAGTGTCAGTCTCTTGCACCTATATGtgaacaataataataatctccAAAGATCCAAGACAAAAACCATTAGACGATGGTCTTCTTACCAAAAGTAAATTATGCAGAAGCCAAATTAACTGTCATAATTTTATCAAAACCAATAATAACTCAGCAAATCATCCGTCTCAACTTGAGAGAGAAGACGAAGACGACGTGAAAATGGGACATTGCGTTGGGACCAAACAAATGGTTTAGCAGTAAACGGTTCgccaagaaaaaagattaaacgACGTCTACGCTTTTAATGATATCATTTTCCAAGTCACCTCGAatgattttataataataatgcCAAGTGAGATTTTTAGGCGAGGAAAATTATCGTGAACACTCAAatgaatgctttttttttttttaagttatggCACCAGAGTAGATACtatatgaaagttatgacacaAATAACATAAGCTAGATGATCCATCCACAAATTGATGCACATGAACATGTAATACGAGGcactctcattttttttttaattaataattcttTATAAGTCACCTGACAATGTTAGATTTTAGAGACTTTATCTTAGAATTGGAATATATTTGTTGCTTCTCGTGCATTTCTAAGCaacttcttccttcttcctctaggaGGCGACGGGTTAGAGGCAAGggccggtgaggtcgaccttgcccagTGACGGCAAGGTCCACCTTGCTAAGCCACTAAGGAGGGGTTGCCATCGTGCAACATCAAAGCCGGTTGGCTAAATTTGGCTAGATTAACTGAATTTGTACAAATGCAAAGTGAAGAAGTACAACATAAGTGTCTTAACTTGTGTACAGCACTTACTTTAGTGCCACAATTTTTTGCTAgcttacttaagtgtcaaaatcaaaaaaaaaaaaaacaatcacttaagtgcaTCCAGCAAAAAATTGCAGCTAGAGAAATTATGTggtttttataattaaaaatgttatctaatgtggcattttatggcactaaagtgatcacttttaattaagattgacactaaagtgatcagTTTTTTATAATGATTGACATTGAAGtaatcacttcttcttctttttttataatgattggcactaaagtgacctttttttcaatttgctcTATGATGtcgtttagggtttttttagcACCGAAAATCACTTTTCATTAAgattggcactaaagtgatcacttttaatagcaattggcactaaagtgatcattttttttcaacattaacactaaagtgatcacttttttaaCTTGCTACACAATGTCGTTTAAAGTTATATGTTGATTGGGCATGTCAGCGAGTCACGtaagattgagaaattattaaaatattgccACATTAGATTTCCGACGACTTAGATTGGAGTTGGCATTtaagtaatctttttttttttaagtcacaCTTAAGTGAGCCGAACGAAAAGTTGTGGCACTAAAATGAGCATTGCACATAAGTCAAGGCACGTCTTGTGCACTTCTCCCAATGCaaaggtttaagactcaattggtcaaaaataatatttgtgattgatttggtacaattgtaatatgtttatgacttctttaataattttcttaggAAATGGCTTGATTGATTTggtacaattgtaataggtttatgacttctttaataattttcttaggAAATGGCTAACGCCAATAACTACTGGGCCTAGGTCAGTTTAATGGGCTTAGGGCTTAGGTGAGTGTGCTGGGCTTTTGTTGGACAATTTTGACGAGTCTGGGCTAGATTCAGATTTGGGAGACCTTAGGCTTGGTCTCGGTGAAGCAGAATATTGGATTTAGGCTTAGTTTAGGGCTCAGTGATTGGGCTGGATGATTTAGACACTTGGGCTTTACTCTTTAGAGAGGCTGAACATTGATCGGGCTGGGCTCTACAAAGGAGCCCAATCGCGATCATAGCCCAGGTTAGCGAGGACCTGGTCTCAGCCTCTGCCGGAACCGAGTCCAAGGACTCGACCCGGGTCAAGTTTTTTtcgataataaaataataataataataaattaaaaattaagttgaaaaaaataaaatagaaattgattaggcAATTCTATTTCTTGGTTTTTTAATGTCTTCACTTGATTGATTAATGGTTGACTTGTGTCCCTAATTGCACGTTTTGCTATGATTAGATGTATGTTAGGTTTTCAATGCATGCCCTCCGGCGAGTAGATTAGGAAGGTGATTAGAATTTAATTATGGGTTAATGGCTTTGGCCTACTACTTTGCAAACACAAGTGGGGattaattatcattaatattaGTCAATGGATCCCTAGATTGATTAGGAGATGGTGGGGATAATCGAATTGACTGAGTGAAATCAAATTCCTGAGCCTAATTTCTGGTTAGTATTTGATGAGCTTTGCTAACTGTTTGCTTTGGTTGAACGCATGTATGAATGAGTTGAATGATGATGAAATCAATTCTGAGATGTCAGTCGAATATCCGGTGTGGCGGCCAAGAGCTTGAAGAGTCAAGACGGTTCGTAGTGATCCAAGTGCAATTAGATTTAGCTTAGCTTAGCATAGCTTAGGCTAGTTTAGTTAATGAACTTAggttagtttagaattttatcGGTAAACTAGCGTAGGTTCCAGTTAGATagcaagcaaaaaaaaaaaaattatcatcaatCTTTTGATGAATGGATcagtttagtttaaattagtcTCATCacattataaaaataagtaGAATTAGGTTTATCTTGATCTGGTTTAATGGTCAGGATTAGTCTCTAATATCAAGTTTATGGGGTTTATGTCACAAGGCTCAATAACTAGGTGGTGTAATATTCTTTGCTCAACATTGCATCGGGTTTTCATTTCTAACACCTAGATAGTTGCTTTTAATACTTGGTTGTTTACTTTGCCGCATCGCACTTCCATAGCTTATGTGTTAATTTCTGTTTTAGATTGATTAAGACTAGCTTCGAAACATAATGAACCCCTCAAAAACATTACATGATCACTTAGTGACTTCAATACCTTTAGGTTCATAACTAGAAATCAAGATCGCATGACCACTATGATCAACTCACTTTCAAGTTAGGTACCAAAAAGGCGCTTATGAAAACATTTACATAATCATGTTCTTGTGCTTAGAATCTATGGTTCTATAGGAATTTAGATGACACTTCTACATCTCAATTGGTTTTTAGCCGACCCCAAATGATTAGTGGCGACTgctaaaaataattaagatgtaaaaaactaaaaaagcaAATCCAATGTCAcactaggtattggctttgggAAAGCCCGCGCTTATAATCGATGCACTGATTTTGATCACGATTAGATGACGTGTTCAAGCCATCTTTTGGGATGTTAATTTGGACCGTCTTATGAACCTCTAAATCTTCCTTGAAGCCTCGAAAGGGAGCCCCTTTATGAGGATCACAACACCCCTTGAATAtgacaaaaatatgaaaaaggtaaaagaccAAACAGGTTCTTAgaatctgacccaaaaaaaaaaaaaaaaaaaaaaatctcttagaTGAGAAGtgcttataatatatatataaaaaaaaaatgacatagcAAAATAGAAGGTATTGTGTATTAGCTTAGACACTGTTCTTTGTTCTGTCAAATTAAGAGTTGTAAATTTCTTATGAGTAaacaattttgcaattttttttatggcatccacaacattctcatcaaacgttttagataatttttcaagttgcAGTAATAAACTGATTATTCAAAAAGGAGTGGTTGGGCAATTGAATATTAAATTGAAGAATCTACTTCACTACTTTTTTGCACATGGAGAGTATCTGAACACGATCAATGCCACTGCAAGGCTTATGTGACCTAATcaataacaaattatcaaaaattttagCTGTCCCAATCGCTGGGACACTAGACTTTAGAATAACTAATCTCTGACAGATCATTCCCTCAAATTATAGCAAAGTGTCTTCTTCATCTCGGGCATCAAGTGCTTTTCAATTCTACAAGTCCCGTCATATTTTAGCAAGGATAGGGACATATACTAGCTTTCtaagaaatcaacaaaaacaAGCCAGATGATAGTTGTTGAGATGTTGACGCAGCGAAAAGACACTTTGCTTCTTGATCACCGTCACCAACTCATAAATTTTGATGTATTTGACATACAAATAAAACACATCACACGGGCAAGTGACGTTCCAAATTAATGCGAAAAATATAGCAAGAGGTGGGCGCACTCACGGTGAACCGAAAGGAAGCCATGAGATTAATATACGAGATTAACGGCTTGTGAAGCAACGTGACAAGTTTTTCGGTAGATGGGCTTTACTCACGAGAAAGAAGAGACGAGCGAAATGAGCTATGAAAGGAAGAGGCCAGAAAGAAGCCAAGTGAAGAGTTTGGTCCTCCAACTCACATGAGctcaaaaaaaaaggttcattgAAGTTTTGTTGTCATTTTCATCTGTTTTAGTTGAGTTCATTGAAATCTCGACAAAGAATGAGCCACTTCAAAGGCTGAACTCGTACtgcaattttatcaaaaatatgattttttttttggtagaaatttgacaaaaaaaaaaaccaagatttGACTGCAtgtaatttttctatttgatatCCAGTCGACTCAATTTTTGCGTTTACAGAAAGCTTGTAACTCGGAAAAATGCAATACtattgttgaaatttttttaggattgtgctttttgaaaatttggctAAACCAGTGATCGTGGTgaaattttgcaatatttttcttccttaaaaTTGTTAGCGACATGATCCTTGAGGTGAAATTAAGCTTGTGCTTAGTTCTACCGGAATGTACTAGCTTGTCACATCACCTTACAATTTCTAAGATATTCTCAAAATATAAGACAAATGTAATTTAGAAGTTGCAATATCTTTTGATTCAGTCGTCAAATGTGGGCAAAGTATGGTCCTATAGAAGCATCAACTTTAGATCAAGTCCCAATTctactcaaactttttttttgtatcataaaaaattcacaaactTTCAATCCTCACCCATATTTGGTGCCATTAAACCTTCGTCTAATGATGCCttattaaaggttgtcaattgagtttCAAAAAACATTTCTCTTCCAAGCCCCTCTATCCCTCCTGCTCTCTTCCTCTTTGAAactttcttcatctctttcacTTCTGGAGGGGAGggatttgacctagatctctccctcttctcctagttgtttttctttttttttttttatttctttgtgtttcttttcttaCTCTCCCGATCTAGTTTTAGATTTGGGAGTTTTGGGATCTATTTGATAATCATTCtgttctcgaaaataatttatgcttcagagtgatttttttattatattcccTGGACAAATTTCTGAATATTTGAAGGCGTTTtgtaattattcaaaatttctattcatgagataaaaatgtgtttgttaaggctttaaattcttttgtaatttagaatttattttaattttaaaattattttattttattttatttttttctgcttctccttcttcctctttggccGATTGTTGGCCTGGCCATCatcgaagaaggagaagcataaaaggaaaaaagaaaagaagaaaagaaaagaggagaaaaagaaaagaaaatgaacttaaTTCTAGAGTTATTCTTAACAACAAATGAGTTTTTCTAAttcttaattctattccaaatctattcccaagaataattttttttctcagtaaaaaaaaagttaccaaacggatttttgttctttttttttttttctttggttctaggaaacaaaaaaaaataaatagaatcaAGCACTATTTGACCAATTACTAAATAGGCCCTTGCTCTCCCAATCTTATATCTGGGAACTTTTCTCTTtgatctaattctagattttaGAGTTTTAATGAGTAAGTACTCCATCTCTAGTTTCAATGATGTTTAGAGTAACTTTGATGTCAAATATGAACTTTTTCAATGTGTTTTAGTTCAAAGCTTTGGCACTTCATATTAGTTACAAGGCTCGCTCTCACAAGTGTAGATCTAAGTTTTTTTTCAACACGTTTGTGTTATCTGCATACAGTGATGGTGTTGGGGACGTCAAACCAAAGCACACACCTCTGAAGGATAAAGCCGTAACTATACATAGAGGTCTCAGCGTGTGCTTGTCACTAATGTTGTGTGATTCAGTGATCATCCGCCGATCTTTTTGTTTGGATGCAGTCTCAAATCTGTTCTTGAAGGACAAACCTGTGATTATCTCTGTCAATCATGCTCTAATCATATGCCttgatttctgtttttttggtttattttgaaGCTCTATGGGCTTGCCTTGTTATTCTGACTTTTGAGATTTCCTATCATGTATCATTTTGgtaatgaatgaaaatttattttaaccaaaaataaataaataaaggttgTCAATTGCACATGTAATCTCCACGCTAAGACACCAAAACAAAGTTGTTGCAATCATCTTGGACTGGGGGCAATTTCAAGAATTAGAGCTCTATTCATCCTCAATTAGAGCTTGAAACAGATTCATCCTGAAAGATTCAATGTCTTTTCCATAAGATTCAACCCACTAAAGAATACGAAGTGAGaaacttcttctcttttttggttcGTGTGCTCTTCAACTAGTTTGTCAATTTCCTTTATGGTTGAAGTTGTTCCTATTGCTGAGACGAATTGTGGAAGAAATTTTACGTGGTTTATCAatacttcttctcttttcaagtTCATGTGCTCTTCAACTTCTCTGTCTATTTCCTTAATGGTTGGAGTTGTTTGCATAGTTGAGACAAATTGTGGAAGAAAGGGTTTATCAATACATGCATTGCTTCGTGCGTCTCAAGAGCTTTGAGCTTTTAACTCAAATCAACGTGTTTTACAAAGTGGTTCTGGTTTGAATTAAATTTACACTCAAGCCATAATTGCGGCAAACTAAGCATGATATTGCGAGTATGAGCCCTAATTGAATATGAACTTGTCATTTGGTAGGAGGAAGAGTAAGtgcagattttttttccttcgagCTCTAATTGAAGACGAATTGATTCCTaatttcttataatttcttccaattgaagACGACCAAATTGTCATTGTTTGGATGCCTTAATTCCGCATCAGCAAGCAACATGGAGATAAGTACATGTGGAATTGATACGTGGGACTTTAATAGCGTAATTGGAAGGAAATTTATGGATCAGATTTGGACATGGACTtgaagtttgtgatttttttatggaagaaaaaaaaaatcaaggccAAAATAAGAATCTAAGCTACTTTTTAAGAAATTGGTCCTTATGAATTACCAAGAgattaatttctgaaaatgaaCTAGTAGTAGGTGGAATGAAGTAAATAGGatgaaatttattcaaaaaaaaaaatcctcagtTGAACTACATTGTTAGAAAAATCCAGGGCAAGTTATCGAATGGAATTATATATCTTTAATTACGGAAAAtacaacaatcaatcaaatgtagcaattaattattgactaTAATGAATTGAAGGTCATGAATACAAATGTGGCAATTCTATCTGTGAAACATGATGAATCGACCAAGGTAATGAATAAATGACTTATGATGTATTTGTTtaacaaaaaagtaaatatttcgaa
Above is a window of Eucalyptus grandis isolate ANBG69807.140 chromosome 9, ASM1654582v1, whole genome shotgun sequence DNA encoding:
- the LOC120288409 gene encoding polyadenylate-binding protein 2-like, with protein sequence MSLYVDDLDSNVTDSQLYDLFNQVVQLASICVCRDLTTRRSLGYGYVNYSNPTDAARALEVLNSTNLNEKPIRIMYSRHNPSIRKIGAGNMFIENLDMGIDQKHHMVQSQNVTPGVNAVRNQ